GAAAAAAGGAACTattaccgtgtgtgtgtgtgtgtgtgtgtgtgtgtgtgtgtgtgtgcgcgcgcgtgtgcgtgtgtgtgtgagtgtgtgtgtgtgtgtgtgtgtgtgtttagttctCACCCAACGATGTTCTTCTGGTGTCTGCAAGTAATTGAACCGTgtcagccaggtacaaggcaagcactttcctcatctgctgtactatctctccaaccgtGTATAACCAAACCTTTTCTACAGCTAAGAAACTGTAACACTGAGCAGTAACACTTTTGCAAGATCACACAGATCAAGTGGATCATTTGGACAGTTTAGCTTCAGAGCCTAGTGCTGCCTAGCAATATTAGACTGAGTCCCAGTGATGGCGTCTCTGACTATCTCGGGACAACATGGCACTCACCTGCCTCTGTTCATTTCCGAGACTCCATAAAATGCCCCAAGCCGGGCCTCAGCCAATCGCTGTTCAGGAAGGAGCTGGGTTTACAGAATCTGCCATCCTATTGGTGGCTGGGAGGCGCCTATGGACGAATGAGAAAGGCTCCTGAAAGCGCGTAGTTAGGGGGCGGGCCTATAGCCGTCGTCCAGGACCTCGTGCCACTCAGAAGGTAGAGGTCAGAGGGCATGGGAAGGTCACGCACATGCGTGGTGCGGGCGAGGCCCTCCGAAGCCTCGAAACAATTTTAGAGCGTCGTGCCTGGGGGGCTCACCGCAGTACAGCTCAGCATCCCATAGTCTCGTGGGGAGCGGGGTTCGTTGGGACCCAAAGAGGTGAGGTGCCTCTCCCTTGCCCTGCTCCTACCAACTGTACCCGATTTCCCAACTCAACTGCTCTGTCTGCTCCTCCAACATGGCCAGGTCTCGCACCCTGATACTTCCCTTGTCCTCCCCAGGCATTCCCGGTCTCTCtcctgcctttctttctcttctctccattttcctATATCTGATCTGCTTCGGTACAAAGATGAGCATCTGGTTGTCGGATCCCTCCGGCCAGCACACTTCAGGGATTCTTGCCCCCAGCCCCTgctgtccccctcccccccccatctTTTAGCTATTTTCTTAAGTGTATGTTCCCTGGAACCCTTTATCTGGCTTATTCTcttcctattcacaatagtgtgTCTCAGTAGTACCCTCTCCTCACCCCAAATCATCTGTTCACTTTTAGGGATCCTCATTTCTCTGCATGCTGATGATTCTCTGTATCTTCCAGGACCCCATGGACCTGCAGGGCCCAGCCCCCCAGCCCCTCCAGAGGCCTGAGAAACCTGGTCGTGTTCGCCGTCGGAAGACCCGGAGGGAGCGGAATGAGGTGCTGATGGGGAGTCGTCGGTCACTGGTCCCTCAGAATCCTCTTGGGGCCAATCGAGATCCACCTGGGGCCCTCTGGGATCCGGGAGCCTCTGCTGCCTCCAGGCTCATGGTCATCACCCAGGGCCGGTTGAGTAGGGACCACCGAGGTCTCTTTAACCATGAGGTGAAATCCCTGGATGTGACTCGACTGCTTAGTTGTGGCTCCCTGGAACCTAGTACCCCTATACTCCCCATCAGACCCTCTCCAAATCCAGACAGGGCCCAGGAAATAGCCCCACCATCCCAGGGCAAGGAGAATCAGGTGCCAGGAGGCTCGGGTCCAGGCCCCCCCAGTTCCTCCAAGCTCCCATGCTTGGAGCATCTGCTGGAGGAGCTGAAGTGTCAACTGAGTCTGCCACCAGCCTTCCCCAGGCGGAATGTCATACAAGAAACCAGGAATATCATAGTGAGCACACTGTACGCGTGCCATGGAGCTGTGCCTGACCTGACCCTGGTGCTTCGGGGTGGCCAGCCACCCTTGACAGGTAAGCATCCCCCACCTCCTATGTCTCCCTTCCTATGTGCTCTAGGCCAGCTGCTCCCTACAAGTATTTCCTCTGTGCCTAGGTACCAAGCCAGGTACCCCTGAGAAACAAAGGATGACACCCACCTGGATCGATAGCCTGGAGCATTCCCCAGGGGAGGCAAGGCATCTGCGGAGACAGGGGCCCAGGAAACCCACCTTTGACATACATCATGCCTCCAGCACTCCACCGCACAGAGATCCCTGTCCACCACCCTTGACTTCTTTGTCTTCACCATTGGGTGCCGTCTTGGGCCCCCCAACAGCATTTGATATGTTGAAAAGCATCTGGCTGGTTACCTCCCCACCTGCTCCCCGCCCATGGGGAATCGGCCCACAGCCCCTGCATCAACCACCATCACCCTTATGGCCCCAAACCTCTGCACTGGACTGGAGTCCTAGCCCCCCAGCCTCACTGCCCAGCCTCTCACAGGTAGTAACCCAGAGCAGCCCAGAGGCTTGGTCCTTTCCACCCATGCGACTGTACTGAAGATCTGGGGCTAGGCTGAAGACAGGACTCACACATTCTAATCACTTCAATAAAGTTCCTTTTTCTGAGTCTTCTCAACGTGGCCAGCCCAGAACTGTTTTCAGTAGTCATCGGGTagttcacttgccttgcatatggctgaccagtttcATTCGCCAATACTGAATGGtccttatatggtcctccaagcccacaaggagtgatccctgagcacagagccaggagtatgccctgagcactgccaggtgtagccagaaaacaaaaacaagaaagccaAACCAGAAACTAAAGAAAACCAGAACAGCGTTCTCTTGGTTCAAAGCTGAGGCAACCTGGGGCTTCCAAGAACATTTACTGTGGGCTCTACCTTGACTTTGGCAATGTCGGGTTTGGGAAGAAAAGGGGCCTCAGGGTGAGTGAGCCTGAAGTTGCAGCTCGAGGAGATATGCAGTAGTTGTAGTTCAGAGGCCAGGGAGGTCTAGAAGGAGATGGGGTCCCCCTTCACCAGGGAGTAGCTAGACACTTGCCAGGAGCAAAAAGCAACATTGGAGCCCTGATAGAAATATCTTTCCcaggaaacaacatgggccaggcCTGGAAGAGGACAAGTAGCAGGGGGGATGTATGACCTATATTTCTGGGCTCTATATGAATCTAGCATGAAATCTGGGCCTTTCTTGGGACCTCCTGGTCTGTATGGCTCAGGAAGGAGAAAAGTGTATATCTGGGAACAAAACAGGGCCAGCAGATGAGGCCTAAAATCTGTCACCAAGACTTTTCTCTTTGGCCCACTAGCTAGTTGAAATGTTTGAATCAATTGCCTACTGTTACAAATtgctttgcctttctttttctttttatttttttttatgcttttctggcatctcttaaaaaataaaaagggatctGGCAGCTGACCTACTATCTCTCCTGGCAACAGTGGTTCACGCCCAGTAGCAGCCCCTTTGCATGAGCTTGTGTGCTGTTGAAAGTGTTTCAACCACTTCTCTTTCCTGCTGGGTCCCTTGGCTTAGAGACTTTTACAAAAGTATCTATTTTGAGGCCcgagagatggttcaaaggactggagcacaagcTTTGTAGAAACCCTGGTCCCCACAACCCTGCAGGGAGTTACCCTCTGGAATAGTGAgttaggagaaaaccctgagtactacaggatatggccccaaaatattttGAGGGATCAGGGTGATAAAGGGCTGAAAGCAGGTCTGTGCATTGAATCGTGGGATTCAATCTCTGGGGTACCCCTGGAAGCAACTCCTGGAgtatcaagccaggagtaaccacttagagcaagataaagggaaaaaaaaaaaaaaagcctatttcGAGTAGTAGTAGGTTCCCTGCAGCAAAGATGTAAGGATGAAGGTAGAAATGTTTCTTGGAATCTAATCAGAGGGGTTGGGGAGAGAGCTCAAAAACGCGGGCACGTGCCTTGCTCGGAGAAAGCACCATGTGACCTGGAACCCCACCAAGCACTGCAGGATGCAGCCTTGGTTGTTCCATtttggcagagcagagcagagctcgACTGGTCCCGGAGAGGTAGTACATACAGCAAGCAGGGCATTTTTTCTTGCCTACAGCCGGCCCAGATTAGAGCCCCtgctgcatcacatatggtccctcgagcaccgccaggagtgatcctggagcccAGAGACTAAG
This window of the Suncus etruscus isolate mSunEtr1 chromosome 14, mSunEtr1.pri.cur, whole genome shotgun sequence genome carries:
- the PRR19 gene encoding proline-rich protein 19 yields the protein MDLQGPAPQPLQRPEKPGRVRRRKTRRERNEVLMGSRRSLVPQNPLGANRDPPGALWDPGASAASRLMVITQGRLSRDHRGLFNHEVKSLDVTRLLSCGSLEPSTPILPIRPSPNPDRAQEIAPPSQGKENQVPGGSGPGPPSSSKLPCLEHLLEELKCQLSLPPAFPRRNVIQETRNIIVSTLYACHGAVPDLTLVLRGGQPPLTGTKPGTPEKQRMTPTWIDSLEHSPGEARHLRRQGPRKPTFDIHHASSTPPHRDPCPPPLTSLSSPLGAVLGPPTAFDMLKSIWLVTSPPAPRPWGIGPQPLHQPPSPLWPQTSALDWSPSPPASLPSLSQVVTQSSPEAWSFPPMRLY